A stretch of Besnoitia besnoiti strain Bb-Ger1 chromosome Unknown contig00015, whole genome shotgun sequence DNA encodes these proteins:
- a CDS encoding ICE family protease (caspase) p20 domain-containing protein (encoded by transcript BESB_028510), whose amino-acid sequence MASFVTPPSFSSSDAGAAAPSMQTPAAALPHFHFVEPAQTSSLVSSLAAPPHLGHPRCAAGVLPVSSLPSYLLPDHDTRPLSSHAAAARPASQLGRLGAGDATGARPQTAAVASGGHLIENRLQGGLVSGPQAAQFALLHPHNPALRRSPSSATLGAAAASHEECGLRSLCVGGDSPPGVRRRVLSPAVELGTRHVSASELSPLPTAPFVRLPSSASASRLIYSLPPASSVGCGPSVEGLVAPLGAHPGLPLAGVLPPSAGVRMRSAPSTTLTQTGAGVGSGRYSASAEEAAATGGRSLSGGSAPIAPPPQTRSRLQYQEITQRLQALEAAKAAEARRIGDLMRQERELLAHFAHTHQTGSVCGARSLAERPGQNAQASPEMRRGGAAQGPQSHVLSGVPTGSDEIPSSAPSHPALGESGRLPAEFAGPIPRLPSFTSPCANTLSFLSPAAPPSALPEQTGAGSAAGQAYVHPVPMSALPISSSGGPSAAYRAPRRRALIVGCSYQKSQPYHIRGGGNDAHLFAHACVQFLGIDPKEICLLTDTVPSTCYRGRGSDGVPFGPPAHIQGKVGSKHGALLAKKGEKSQGDDGRESTKDADEEPAGGGIAPELLDAAAAGAQQLVTYGTKQERDRNGKKSVVHLVVDVDSLESEEPNPVVSELPTRHHILRGVRWLVEDARPDDYLIFYFSGHSVQMDNMCGWEGEGFEEAFVPCDFNAHDVENGDPVALVGALEIREILLTIPDRTQLTIFLDCCGGQTILDPAGTLSPFTFIKGVKQRGIWPFSDATDKMYLANYRTSVWMHPDMEKQVVQPRYMPGVEVQSLSCVAAGALKGEDDEKRGLFNAYCIAAAPWGSVALEASFTSFALYSMHAGPLPGESWACTQEGFPVVHGVFTWAVVSALASLFKETMLNFSESGTAKTPMRVTYSKLMEQIGQNIRELKWNRLFKLDQKPELTVHSGGGARAAELFAQFPDAAPGRGRPSLCAVAPDALRAGASLESWASTRFEGSPSQKQELSGSFYAFFHPVWTKEDEKETNSTRFSSKVTSDGALPYTAEACFYKAFGAAARPEREEPCGAGDSTRGGARGGRAATSMSTACDPPHAEDTELEYTLEPGAAARGGRGTLPDSFPVVSTGAWSSPSPQTV is encoded by the exons ATGGCAAGTTTCGTCACGCCTccttcgttctcttcttcggacgcgggcgcggccgcgccctcgaTGCAAACCCCCGCAGCTGCCTTGCCGCACTTCCATTTCGTGGAGCCTGCGCAGACGAGCAGCTTAgtgtcttctctcgctgctcccCCCCACTTGGGTCAtcctcgctgcgcagcgggcgtCCTGCcggtctcttcgctcccgtCGTACCTGCTGCCCGACCACGACACCAGGCCTCTAtcgtcgcatgcagcggcggcccgcCCCGCCAGCCAACTCGGCAGGCTCGGAGCCGGGGACGCGACGGGCGCTAGGCCCCAAACGGCGGCCGTGGCGTCTGGAGGCCATCTAATTGAAAACCGCCTTCAAGGCGGGTTAGTTTCGggtccgcaggcggcgcagttCGCGCTCCTTCATCCACACAAtcccgcgctgcggcgttcgccaagcagcgccacgctgggcgccgccgccgcctcccacGAAGAATGCGGGCTGCGCTCGCTGTGCGTGGGCGGGGACTCTCCCCCGGGCgtcaggcgccgcgtgctgTCCCCCGCCGTCGAACTAGGAACGCGTCACGTCTCTGCAAGCGAGCTCTCGCCTTTGCCTACGGCCCCGTTCGTCCGCcttccctcctctgcctctgcatcgCGTCTGATTTactcgcttcctcctgcgtCCTCTGTGGGCTGTGGGCCGTCGGTCGAGGGTCTCGTGGCCCCGCTGGGGGCCCACCCAggcctgccgctcgcgggcgtccttcctccctctgcgggcgTGCGAATGCGGTCAGCCCCCTCCACGACGCTCACGCAGACAGGCGCCGGTGTGGGCTCCGGGCGATATTCGGCCAgtgcagaggaggccgcggcgacgggagGGCGGAGTTTGTCTGGGGGCTCCGCGCCGAtagcgcctccgccgcagacacgcagccgGCTGCAGTACCAGGAAATCACTCAGAGGCTTCAAgcgctcgaggcggcgaaggcggctgaggcgaggcgcaTCGGAGATCTGATgaggcaggagagagaaCTGCTTGCGCACTTTGCGCATACACATCAGACAGGCAgtgtgtgcggcgcgcgaagcctcgCCGAAAGGCCCGGCCAAAACGCCCAAGCCTCGCCTGAGATGCGGCGAGGTGGCGCTGCCCAGGGGCCGCAGTCCCACGTCCTCTCAGGTGTACCGACAGGGTCGGATGAAATCCCGTCGTCTGCCCCGTCTCATCCGGCTCTcggcgagagcggccgcCTGCCTGCCGAGTTTGCGGGCCCGATTCCGCGGCTACCTTCATTCACGAGTCCTTGCGCGAACACACTCAGCTTTCtgtcgcccgctgcgccgccgtccgcacTCCCTGAACAGACCGGCGCagggagcgccgcgggccAGGCGTACGTACACCCAGTTCCGATGTCGGCGTTGCCCATCTCTTCGTCTGGcggcccctccgccgcgtatcgggcgccgcgacgacgggcgCTCATCGTGGGCTGCAGCTACCAGAAGAGTCAGCCATACCACATTCGCGGGGGTGGCAACGACGCGCATTTGTTCGCGCACGCATGTGTCCAGTTTCTGGGCATCGACCCGAAGGAGATCTGTCTGCTGACAGACACGGTGCCCTCCACCTGCTAccgcgggcgagggagcGACGGCGTCCCGTTTGGCCCGCCTGCGCACATTCAAGGCAAAGTCGGTTCGAAGCACGGTGCGCTGCTGGcgaaaaaaggcgaaaaatcccaaggcgacgacggccgcgagtccacgaaggacgcagacgaggaacCTGCGGGTGGCGGGATCGCCCCTGAgctcctcgacgccgccgctgcaggcgcacagcAACTCGTTACCTACGGGACGAAACAGGAGCGCGACAGAAACGGGAAAAAATCCGTCGTTCACCTGGTCGTCGACGTCGACTCACTCGAGTCAGAAGAACCAAACCCTGTCGTCTCTGAGTTGCCGACGCGACACCACATCCTCAG GGGAGTCCGGTGGCTTGTGGAAGATGCGCGTCCCGACGACTA CCTCATCTTCTACTTTTCGGGGCACAGCGTGCAAATGGATAACATGTGCGGCTGGGAGGGCGAAGGCTTCGAGGAGGCGTTCGTCCCCTGCGACTTCAACGCCCACGACGTCGAAAACGGCGACCCCGTCGCGCTTGTCGGCGCACTTGAAATTCGCGAG ATCCTCCTGACGATCCCCGACAGGACGCAGCTCACGATATTCCTGGACTGCTGCGGAGGCCAGACCATTCTTGATCCCGCAGGAACGCTGTCGCCCTTCACGTTCATCAAAG GAGTGAAGCAACGGGGCATCTGGCCCTTCTCAGACGCCACAGATAAAATGTACCTCGCGAACTACCGCACGAGTGTGTGGATGCACCCGG ACATGGAAAAACAGGTTGTGCAGCCACGCTATATGCCTGGTGTGGAGGTGCAGTCTCTCAGCTGCGTTGCAGCCGGCGCCCTGAAGGGCGAAGATGACGAGAAACGGGGACTGTTCAACGCCTACTGcatcgcggccgcgc CCTGGGGCAGCGTCGCACTCGAGGCCAGCTTCACCTCCTTCGCCCTGTATAGCATGCACGCGGGGCCTCTGCCGGGCGAGTCGTGGGCCTGCACTCAAGAGGGTTTTCCAGTCGTCCACG GAGTGTTCACGTGGGCTGTGgtttccgcgctcgcctcgctgttcAAGGAGACGATGCTCAACTTTTCTGAGAGCGGCACGGCCAAGACGCCGATGCGCGTCACCTACAGCAAGCTCATGGAGCAGATTGGGCAAAACATCAGAGAGCTGAAGTGGAA CCGTTTGTTCAAGCTGGACCAAAAGCCGGAGCTGACGGTTCATTcgggtggcggcgcgcgagcggcggagctcTTTGCGCAGTTTCCAGACGCAGCACCTGGCAGGGGGCGCccgtcgctctgcgccgtgGCTCCCGATGCcttgcgcgccggcgcgtcgctggagAGTTGGGCGAGCACGCGGTTCGAGGGCTCTCCGTCGCAGAAACAGGAACTGTCGGGGAGTTTCTACGCGTTTTTTCATCCTGTTTGGACGAAGGAGgacgagaaagagacaaATTCGACGCGCTTCAGCTCTAAGGTGACCTCAGACGGCGCCCTGCCTTACACCGCTGAGGCGTGCTTTTACAAGGCTTTCGGGGCCGCGGCACGCCcagagcgcgaagagccgtgcggcgcgggggacagtacccgaggaggcgcccgcgggggaCGCGCAGCAACAAGTATGTCGACTGCGTGCGACCCGCCTCACGCGGAAGACACCGAACTGGAATACACGCTGGAgcctggcgcagcggccagaggagggagggggacGCTGCCCGATAGCTTTCCCGTCGTGAGCACAGGGGCTTGGAGTAGTCCTAGTCCGCAGACGGTTTAG
- a CDS encoding uncharacterized protein (encoded by transcript BESB_028540), which translates to MAVEIARLKAELKERLQSLHGDLCWRGSAGLADNPGEGGSAGRSSVSAPDDADEGPSTRRPHDNALYESKEEAHLRQLELAILRQKRRKAVAKKCLATAEATLRRLQQVGGAEESKIAAATSEHAEAAAELAAASRRYLFLRRQKRTVKSLMRHDQRVPRRDADAGAEGVILRFQKLGIPISRQETTVPWHTRRQFATLKHLRPDFDTVGCPGASPAAPSVMQPATPPASHTPAPKSPGNYVMSTAAETLEHDASSCLAGTGVCIERARREPSSRGFESCRVRTAPLANRPSQFGSSAARSGSPSNEEENRLAPLATWGDESALSAAMTVMARTPVLVADARRQEATLQSASFFMPAAGPSASRAHSPLLGSHVSWGLGADSTVPHQRSEPSHLTGGLSYAKERETEYAPWPDPTGGSATPLAGDLAKPVLGVPETRPGTMLQTKNSSMPVPSVSPPLSATLASHLMRLLEDENLLLTDWQSLSGECPSKPPHVEAAAHLWQVGAASGAPVSGLIGSPEHEAVAGPPSSSPDWEGPSLAVTQEVELAPEVRARLSTTAEAKQEGKYLSSGASEPRLHKDTDTPQARWPLPSWILKHRQCPSLMQNSHLGTKVGGIRETLAPLTVTWGSGNELPLERHGDAQPELRCLRVGWTQTQEPVSTA; encoded by the exons ATGGCCGTAGAGATTGCTCGCCTGAAAGCGGAATTGAAAGAGCGCCTGCAGTCGCTCCATGGTGACCTCTGCTGGCGGGGAAGTGCTGGGCTAGCAGATAATCCCGGTGAAGGTGGCTCGGCAGGGAGAAGCTCGGTTTCCGCTCCGGATGATGCAGACGAAGGGCCCAGTACGAGGCGGCCACATGACAACGCATTGTATGAGTCCAAAGAGGAAGCTCACCTGCGACAGTTGGAACTGGCCATATTGCGCCAGAAACGGCGGAAGGCAGTGGCAAAAAAGTGTTTGGCAACTGCCGAGGCGACGTtgaggcgtctgcagcaagTCGGGGGCGCTGAGGAATCGAAAATAGCCGCAGCCACGTCGGagcacgcggaggcagctgctGAGCTGGCCGCGGCGTCACGACGTTACTTGTTCCTGAGACGACAGAAGCGAACTGTCAAATCGCTAATGAGGCATGACCAGAGAGTTCCCCGCAGGGACGCTGACGCAGGGGCTGAGGGAGTGATACTCCGCTTTCAAAAATTAGGGATACCCATTAGCCGCCAGGAAACAACTGTCCCATGGCACACGCGTCGCCAGTTTGCGACCCTCAAACACTTGAGGCCCGATTTTGATACGGTCGGTTGCCCAGGCGCTAGTCCAGCTGCGCCCAGCGTCATGCAGCCAGCCACACCACCTGCGTCCCACACTCCTGCACCGAAGTCACCCGGCAACTATGTGATGAGCACGGCTGCAGAGACCCTCGAGCATGATGCGTCCTCGTGTCTGGCTGGGACAGGGGTGTGCATCGAACGTGCACGGCGCGAGCCCTCTTCGCGAG GCTTTGAGTCATGCAGAGTACGAACAGCGCCACTTGCGAACCGCCCGTCTCAGTTCGGATCATCGGCGGCCCGCAGTGGATCCCCGAGCAACGAGGAGGAGAATCGGCTGGCGCCATTGGCAACCTGGGGTGATGAGAGCGCGCTGAGTGCAGCAATGACTGTCATGGCCAGGACGCCTGTGCTGGTGGCGGACGCTCGAAGACAGGAAGCGACGCTGCAGTCAGCGAGCTTTTTCATGCCAG CTGCAGGCCCGTCGGCGTCTAGAGCGCATTCGCCTCTGCTGGGCAGCCACGTATCATGGGGCCTGGGAGCCGATTCGACAGTGCCCCACCAGAGGAGCGAGCCAAGTCACCTGACAGGTGGCCTCTCGTACGCCAAGGAGCGCGAGACAGAATACGCGCCCTGGCCAGACCCTACCGGAGGGTCAGCAACCCCACTCGCGGGAGACCTAGCAAAGCCAGTCCTGGGTGTGCCGGAGACCAGACCAGGGACGATGCTACAGACAAAGAACTCTTCGATGCCAG TGCCGTCGgtgtcgcctccgctttccGCCACGCTTGCGTCACATCTTATGAGGCTGTTGGAAGATGAGAATCTGCTTCTTACGGATTGGCAGAGTCTCAGTGGGGAATGCCCTTCCAAGCCGCCACATGtggaagccgccgcgcatcTCTGGCAGGTCGGTGCAGCATCTGGGGCTCCGGTATCGGGTTTAATTGGTTCCCCCGAGCACGAGGCGGTAGCGGGTCCTCCGTCATCTTCCCCCGATTGGGAAGGGCCCTCTCTTGCGGTGACCCAGGAAGTCGAACTGGCGCCAGAagtgcgggcgcgcctgtcgACGACTGCGGAAGCAAAGCAGGAAG GCAAATACCTTTCAAGCGGAGCCTCCGAACCGAGGCTGCACAAG GATACAGAtacgccgcaggcgcggtgGCCTCTGCCGTCGTGGATCCTCAAGCATCGGCAGTGCCCCAGCCTCATGCAGAACAGCCACCTGGGTACAAAAGTCGGCGGCATCCGCGAGACCCTAGCCCCGCTCACGGTGACCTGGGGCTCGGGAAACGAATTGCCCCTCGAGAGACACGGTGACGCCCAGCCAGAGCTGCGATGCCTTAGGGTCGGCTGGACGCAAACGCAGGAGCCCGTCAGCACCGCATGA
- a CDS encoding uncharacterized protein (encoded by transcript BESB_028550) yields MADPGEGSSTSWPFDSASYGRGQAAGLRRMGTAIARQKKRKAAAKTRQLKAEARLRLLQEEGAEGTIIEQATREHAEATAWVHATSQCLQNLRQQRRGLIVTSRMASGRIVPLRNIDAGAEGMLLRFQKLGIPIDPQEMVIPWHTRRQFSRLRKHVGLECDTDASAQASPIEPCVTLPATSLSTHGPAPGSVRNTVITGTAEPIEHEASSCTDGTKVCTETAWREPSLPGPDPSTVRTSPPANSAPQFALLAVGSDSAINEEGNLLEPLPALGDQSAISGTVTGLVRAPLHLAGTARPGDVKPAASSSVPGSSAPSSKTPLIGRYTPWSFDAGRAEPTHRRASDELTRGPSHTRELESESEPCSAAPREPTARSAEGLVKPDLSATGTPTSDAVLQSGMSPFPVPSVSPPLSATLASHLMRLLEDENLLLTDWQSLSGECPSKPPHVEAAAHLWQAGAASGAPVSGLIGSPEQEAVVGPPSSSPDWEGPSLTVTQEVELAPEARARLSTTAEAKRECESAVVQARPVST; encoded by the exons ATGGCCGATCCGGGTGAAGGGTCCAGTACGAGCTGGCCCTTTGACAGCGCGTCATATGGTCGCGGCCAGGCagcggggctgcgccgcaTGGGCACGGCCATCGCCCGTCAGAAaaagcggaaggcggcggcgaaaacgcggcagctgaaggcggaggcgcggctgaggcTTCTgcaagaggaaggcgctgaaggcACGATAATAGAGCAGGCCACGAGGGAACACGCCGAGGCAACTGCATGGGTGCATGCTACCTCACAATGCCTGCAGAACCTGCGGCAACAGAGGCGAGGGCTCATAGTCACCTCACGGATGGCGAGCGGGCGGATCGTGCCTCTCAGGAACATTGACGCAGGGGCTGAGGGCATGCTACTCCGCTTTCAAAAACTAGGGATACCCATTGACCCACAGGAAATGGTTATCCCGTGGCACACGCGTCGCCAATTCTCAAGACTCAGGAAACACGTGGGACTCGAATGTGACACGGATGCTTCCGCACAAGCCAGTCCGATTGAACCCTGTGTCACATTGCCAGCCACATCACTTTCGACCCACGGTCCTGCACCCGGATCCGTCCGCAACACTGTGATCACCGGGACTGCAGAGCCTATCGAGCATGAGGCATCCTCTTGTACGGATGGGACAAAGGTGTGTACCGAAACCGCGTGGCGTGAGCCCTCTCTCCCAG GCCCTGATCCGTCTACGGTACGAACATCGCCACCCGCAAACAGCGCACCTCAGTTCGCACTGCTTGCTGTCGGCAGTGATTCTGCGATCAACGAGGAGGGGAATCTGCTGGAGCCATTGCCAGCGCTGGGCGACCAGAGCGCCATTAGCGGCACAGTGACAGGGTTAGTCagggcgcctctgcatctgGCCGGGACTGCGAGACCAGGGGATGTGAAACCAGCGGCGAGCTCTTCCGTGCCAG GTTCGTCGGCGCCTAGTTCTAAGACCCCTCTGATCGGCAGGTATACACCGTGGAGCTTCGACGCCGGGAGGGCCGAGCCCACCCACAGGCGCGCGTCGGATGAATTGACAAGAGGCCCCTCGCACACGAGGGAGCTCGAGTCAGAATCCGAGCCCTGCTCGGCCGCTCCCAGAGAGCCCACCGCCCGTTCCGCGGAAGGCCTAGTCAAGCCGGACCTGAGTGCGACGGGGACTCCAACATCAGATGCAGTGTTGCAGTCGGGGATGTCTCCCTTCCCAG TGCCGTCGgtgtcgcctccgctttccGCCACGCTTGCGTCACATCTTATGAGGCTGTTGGAAGATGAGAATCTGCTTCTTACGGATTGGCAGAGTCTCAGTGGGGAATGCCCTTCCAAGCCGCCACATGtggaagccgccgcgcatcTCTGGCAGGCCGGCGCAGCATCTGGGGCTCCGGTATCGGGTTTAATTGGTTCCCCCGAGCAAGAGGCGGTAGTGGGTCCTCCGTCATCTTCCCCCGATTGGGAAGGGCCCTCTCTTACGGTGACCCAGGAAGTCGAACTGGCGCCagaagcgcgggcgcgcctgtcgACGACTGCGGAAGCAAAGCGGGAATGTGAGTCTGCCGTCGTCCAAGCCAGGCcagtctcaacttag
- a CDS encoding uncharacterized protein (encoded by transcript BESB_028530): MEECPGTSDDPALCDIIIRASRACFGFMHLQNPLSEEELRARYEQNYRQKLACCDAWAAGIASVNVETSRLKAELRERRRLLLSDDGSQGNPGLADNPGEGGSAGRSSVSAPDDADEGPSTRRPHDNALYESKEEAHLRQLELAILRQKRRKAVAKKCLATAEATLRRLQQVGGAEESKIAAATSEHAEAAAELDAASRRHLLLRRQKRTVKSLMGHDQRVPLRDADAGAEGVILRFQKLGIPISRQETTVPWHTRRQFATLKHLRPDFDTVGCPGASPAAPSVMQPATPPASHTPAPKSPGNYVMSTAAETLEHDASSCPAGTGVCIERARREPSSRGSEPCRVRTAPLANRPSQFGSSTARRGSQSNEEENLVETVSTPGDGSALSPAVTGKARAPRHMARTTGCGGMMQAARSSFPGPATSTAHSPQLSDDVMWSLDAGSSMSPSGCEADGLTRGSSHTTELQPQSVPWRAAAVEPTGRSAEGLVEPDLRARTPPTAAAVLQSAGSPMPDDTLPVAVCESQTEEFPSEAPHVGEAVAHVWQAGPQSGSPALRLLGSPEKQEGVCPTPPSSAGLEWAPLAAGQEVELAPEARARLSTTAEAKQEGKYLSSGASEPRLHKDTDTPQAGWPLPSWILKHRQCPSLMRNSHLSTEVVGIRETLAPLTVTWGSGNELPLERHGDAQPELRCLRVGWTQTQEPVSTA; encoded by the exons ATGGAAGAGTGTCCAGGAACGTCGGATGATCCCGCACTATGCGACATTATTATTCGTGCTTCGAGGGCCTGCTTTGGTTTCATGCACCTTCAGAATCCGCTGTCGGAGGAGGAGTTGAGGGCTCGATACGAGCAAAACTACAGACAGAAGCTGGCGTGCTGTGACGCATGGGCAGCGGGCATAGCTTCAGTGAACGTAGAGACGTCTCGCCTAAAAGCTGAATtgagagagcgccgcaggctgctCCTCAGTGATGACGGTTCGCAGGGAAATCCTGGGCTAGCAGATAATCCCGGTGAAGGTGGCTCGGCAGGGAGAAGCTCGGTTTCCGCTCCGGATGATGCAGACGAAGGGCCCAGTACGAGGCGGCCACATGACAACGCATTGTATGAGTCCAAAGAGGAAGCTCACCTGCGACAGTTGGAACTGGCCATATTGCGCCAGAAACGGCGGAAGGCAGTGGCAAAAAAGTGTTTGGCAACTGCCGAGGCGACGTtgaggcgtctgcagcaagTCGGGGGCGCTGAGGAATCGAAAATAGCCGCAGCCACGTCGGagcacgcggaggcagctgccGAGCTGGATGCGGCGTCACGACGCCACCTGTTACTGAGACGACAGAAGCGAACTGTCAAATCGCTAATGGGGCACGACCAGAGAGTTCCCCTCAGGGACGCTGACGCAGGGGCTGAGGGAGTGATACTCCGCTTTCAAAAATTAGGGATACCCATTAGCCGCCAGGAAACAACTGTCCCATGGCACACGCGTCGCCAGTTTGCGACCCTCAAACACTTGAGGCCCGATTTTGATACGGTCGGTTGCCCAGGCGCTAGTCCAGCTGCGCCCAGCGTCATGCAGCCAGCCACACCACCTGCGTCCCACACTCCTGCACCGAAGTCACCCGGCAACTATGTGATGAGCACGGCTGCAGAGACCCTCGAGCATGATGCGTCCTCGTGTCCGGCTGGGACAGGGGTGTGCATCGAACGTGCACGGCGCGAGCCCTCTTCGCGAG GCTCTGAGCCATGTAGAGTACGAACAGCGCCACTCGCGAACCGCCCGTCTCAGTTCGGATCATCGACGGCCCGCCGTGGATCCCAGAGCAACGAGGAGGAGAATCTGGTGGAGACAGTGTCGACGCCGGGTGACGGTAGCGCGCTGAGCCCAGCAGTGACAGGCAAAGCTAGGGCGCCTCGGCATATGGCAAGGACTACTGGATGTGGAGGAATGATGCAAGCGGCGAGATCATCCTTTCCAG GCCCTGCCACGTCTACTGCGCATTCGCCTCAGCTCAGCGACGACGTAATGTGGAGCCTCGACGCCGGTTCGTCCATGTCCCCAAGCGGGTGCGAGGCGGATGGCTTGACACGAGGCTCCTCGCACACGACGGAGCTCCAGCCTCAATCCGTTCCATGGCGTGCGGCTGCTGTAGAGCCTACTGGCCGTTCCGCGGAAGGGCTAGTCGAGCCGGACCTGCGTGCGAGGACGCCTCCAACAGCGGCAGCGGTGCTGCAATCGGCGGGCTCTCCCATGCCAG ATGACACTCTGCCTGTCGCGGTCTGCGAGAGTCAGACTGAGGAATTTCCTTCCGAGGCGCCACATGTGGGGGAAGCCGTGGCGCATGTCTGGCAGGCTGGCCCACAATCTGGGTCTCCAGCATTGAGGTTATTGGGTTCCCCCGAGAAACAGGAGGGAGTCTGTCCTACTCCACCTTCATCTGCCGGTCTGGAATGGGCCCCTCTTGCGGCGGGCCAGGAAGTCGAACTGGCGCCagaagcgcgggcgcgcctgtcgACGACTGCGGAAGCAAAGCAGGAAG GCAAATACCTTTCAAGCGGAGCCTCCGAACCGAGGCTGCACAAG GATACAGAtacgccgcaggcggggtGGCCTCTGCCGTCGTGGATCCTCAAGCATCGGCAGTGCCCCAGCCTCATGCGGAACAGCCACCTGAGTACAGAAGTCGTCGGCATCCGCGAGACCCTAGCCCCGCTCACGGTGACCTGGGGCTCGGGAAACGAATTGCCCCTCGAGAGACACGGTGACGCCCAGCCAGAGCTGCGATGCCTTAGGGTCGGCTGGACGCAAACGCAGGAGCCCGTCAGCACCGCATGA
- a CDS encoding putative phosphate carrier (encoded by transcript BESB_028520), with amino-acid sequence MSALSVASASPLAAAKSQWDARLSEPITRKPHPMPHTMSYYAKCMLGGVLSCGLTHTAVTPLDVVKCKMQVYPEKYRGLIPGLRTVVAEEGAAGLRLGWTPTLLGYSMQGLFKFGLYEFFKDTYGNLMGEDFTSKNKGAVWLAASASAEFFADIALCPMEMVKVKMQTSPPGTWPTSFGPALAKMSEMRKETKFPFGSVVPLWSRQIPYTMAKFYFFEKVVQLFYDNVFTKPKDSYSKTTQLGITFASGYLAGVICAVVSHPADTLVSVMSKAGNKGKSFGTMISEMGYWNLFTKGLGTRVLMIGTLTGLQWWIYDSFKTAMGMGTTGGGSAKK; translated from the exons ATGTCGGCGCTCTCTGttgcgtcggcgtcgcctctggcggccgCAAAGTCTCAGTGggacgcgcgcctgtcggAGCCGATTACGCGGAAGCCTCACCCGATGCCGCACACCATGTCGTACTATGCCAAGTGTATGCTCGGAGGTGTTTTGTCCTGCGGATTGACACACACGGCCGTCACACCCCTCGATGTGGTGAAGTGCAAGATGCAGGTCTACCCTGAGAAGTACAGGGGTCTGATTCCTGGTCTGCGCACCGtcgtcgcggaggaaggTGCCGCGGGTCTCCGCCTCGGTTGGACTCCGACGCTGCTTGGCTACAGCATGCAGGGCCTGTTCAAGTTCGGCTTGTATGAGTTTTTCAAGGATACGTACGGAAACCTGATGGGAGAGGACTTCACATCGAAGAACAAGGGTGCGGTctggctcgccgcctccgcctctgctgaATTCTTTGCTGACATTGCGCTCTGCCCCATGGAGATGGTCAAAGTGAAAATGCAGACGAGCCCGCCGGGCACCTGGCCTACGTCTTTTGGTCCGGCACTCGCCAAGATGAGTGAGATGCGGAAGGAAACCAAATTCCCG TTCGGCAGCGTCGTGCCTCTATGGAGTCGGCAAATTCCATACACGATGGCGAAGTTCTACTTCTTCGAGAAAGTGGTTCAGCTCTTCTACGATAACGTCTTCACCAAGCCCAAGGACTCGTACAGCAAAACGACACAGCTCGGAATCACGTTCGCCTCAG GTTACCTTGCCGGCGTCATCTGCGCAGTCGTCTCCCACCCCGCTGACACTCTGGTGTCCGTCATGAGCAAGGCCGGCAACAAAGGAAAGAG CTTCGGAACCATGATTAGCGAGATGGGCTACTGGAACCTGTTCACCAAGGGTCTCGGCACTCGCGTTCTTATGATTGGAACCCTCACGGGTCTGCAGTGGTGGATCTACGACAGTTTCAAG ACTGCTATGGGCATGGGAACGACTGGGGGTGGCTCGGCTAAGAAATGA